One genomic window of Bradyrhizobium sp. B124 includes the following:
- a CDS encoding DUF3618 domain-containing protein, which produces MSRKTQSWLDTLKQQAMDNPMQALAAGTAVAVPALRLARGFPLPLLMIVAGVALSSKTVRTRAAEVAAPAVERTRAMAGEAAGRMQSFNEDAAATVAATGRHAAELASEAQAKATDLVSDLKDRATQTSGKVKAGFDAASEAAKDGLERARSTTRDKATAAPETVRQVFHENAALISGLGIGIGAIIAASLPDTKAEAAAIGKASDNLKHAASKAAQSGFETAKEAMLSAADAAKKSVSDADLGKHATRMTQDMSDKLKEAADDIVTAAFDPSRTEERPS; this is translated from the coding sequence GTGAGCCGCAAGACACAAAGCTGGCTCGATACGCTGAAGCAACAAGCGATGGATAACCCGATGCAGGCGCTTGCTGCCGGGACCGCCGTCGCGGTTCCTGCGCTGCGGCTGGCACGCGGCTTTCCGCTGCCCCTCCTGATGATTGTGGCCGGCGTTGCCCTGAGTTCGAAGACTGTGCGTACCCGCGCCGCGGAAGTGGCAGCCCCGGCGGTAGAAAGGACCAGAGCAATGGCCGGCGAAGCCGCCGGGCGGATGCAGTCCTTCAACGAGGACGCGGCAGCTACGGTGGCCGCGACCGGGCGACACGCCGCGGAACTCGCGAGCGAAGCCCAAGCAAAGGCGACCGATCTCGTAAGCGACCTGAAGGACCGGGCGACCCAGACAAGCGGCAAGGTGAAAGCCGGCTTCGATGCTGCGTCCGAAGCGGCCAAAGACGGACTCGAGCGGGCTCGCTCAACCACGCGTGACAAGGCCACTGCTGCGCCGGAAACCGTCCGTCAGGTGTTCCATGAGAACGCCGCACTGATCAGCGGCCTCGGGATTGGGATCGGCGCGATTATCGCGGCTTCCCTTCCCGATACCAAGGCCGAAGCTGCCGCGATCGGCAAGGCAAGCGATAACCTGAAGCATGCCGCAAGCAAAGCCGCCCAGTCCGGGTTTGAGACTGCCAAAGAAGCAATGTTGTCGGCAGCCGATGCTGCCAAGAAAAGCGTATCGGATGCGGATCTCGGCAAACATGCCACCCGCATGACACAGGATATGTCCGACAAACTGAAGGAAGCGGCCGACGACATCGTGACAGCGGCATTTGATCCTTCGCGAACGGAAGAGAGACCGTCATGA
- a CDS encoding HAD hydrolase-like protein: protein MPFSYETFQLYSGLNGDETLKLVTPSFKEDERKQMLKDAGKYYEQTYLPLVRPFEGVRALFTAIKQSGGAIAFATDCKGAPLKVYRGLLGVDDLVDYIACGDDIPKGKPDPAVIDLAVKELGLPAGRCVMTGDTPYDCAAAAAGGVTAMGLLSGGFARDALLEAGAIDVLEQIAELEGLFFDEEKDPHERRHF from the coding sequence ATGCCCTTTTCATACGAAACCTTTCAGCTCTATTCGGGCCTTAATGGCGATGAGACACTGAAGCTTGTTACGCCGTCGTTCAAGGAAGACGAGCGAAAGCAAATGCTCAAGGATGCTGGGAAATACTACGAGCAAACCTATCTTCCCTTGGTCCGGCCCTTCGAGGGCGTGCGCGCGCTTTTCACCGCAATCAAGCAATCGGGTGGCGCCATCGCCTTCGCAACGGACTGCAAAGGAGCGCCGCTGAAGGTCTATCGCGGCCTCCTCGGCGTCGACGACCTTGTCGATTATATCGCTTGCGGCGATGATATTCCCAAGGGCAAGCCCGATCCCGCGGTGATTGATCTCGCAGTCAAAGAGCTTGGCCTCCCTGCCGGGCGTTGCGTGATGACCGGCGATACGCCTTACGATTGCGCCGCTGCGGCCGCCGGAGGCGTGACCGCGATGGGTCTTTTGAGCGGCGGTTTCGCGCGCGACGCGCTGCTCGAAGCAGGCGCCATTGATGTTCTGGAACAAATCGCAGAGCTTGAGGGGCTCTTCTTCGACGAGGAAAAGGACCCTCACGAAAGAAGACATTTCTGA
- a CDS encoding YihY/virulence factor BrkB family protein — MAATWRILKQAMSGFLAHEALSRGAAIAFYVVTSLAPVLLIVVAIAGLVFGADAVRGSLVKELSGLFGQQGGELIQTMLARSSDKSSGAAASILGAVTVIITASGVFSEMQSGLNRAWEVKSPDQPWSSLIRTRAASLGLVAALGFLLMVSLAASTALGALGNYFGTHAAFALPLLSLLNTVVSIALFTALFAAIFKVLPDAPIAWRDVIVGGFVTAILFTIGKSLIGWYLGTTAASSGYGAAGALLLILLWAYYSAQILLFGAELTRAMAGPTPKPGDQQENGDGRPKPALLQLDDRDTWQPHRFM; from the coding sequence ATGGCGGCGACTTGGAGAATTCTCAAGCAGGCCATGAGCGGTTTTCTCGCCCATGAAGCATTAAGCAGGGGCGCCGCTATCGCCTTCTATGTTGTGACTTCACTCGCGCCCGTCCTCCTGATCGTGGTGGCGATTGCCGGCCTCGTATTCGGGGCGGACGCAGTGCGTGGCAGCCTCGTGAAGGAACTGAGTGGACTGTTCGGGCAGCAAGGCGGCGAACTGATCCAAACCATGCTCGCGCGGTCAAGCGACAAATCATCCGGCGCGGCGGCGTCGATTCTGGGTGCGGTGACTGTGATCATCACGGCGTCCGGCGTCTTCAGCGAAATGCAGAGCGGATTGAACCGCGCCTGGGAGGTCAAATCACCCGATCAACCTTGGTCTTCCTTGATCCGCACGCGCGCTGCGAGCCTGGGGCTCGTCGCTGCGCTGGGCTTCCTTCTGATGGTTTCCTTGGCCGCAAGTACGGCCCTCGGCGCGCTCGGCAATTATTTCGGCACGCACGCGGCTTTCGCGCTCCCGTTGCTGTCGCTTTTGAATACCGTCGTCTCGATAGCGCTGTTTACCGCGCTGTTTGCCGCCATCTTCAAGGTGCTGCCGGACGCGCCCATCGCCTGGCGCGACGTCATCGTCGGGGGCTTCGTCACTGCTATCCTGTTCACGATCGGAAAATCGTTGATCGGCTGGTACCTCGGGACGACTGCTGCCAGCTCCGGCTACGGCGCGGCTGGCGCCCTACTCTTGATTCTGCTGTGGGCCTATTATTCCGCGCAAATTCTTTTGTTTGGCGCCGAACTCACGCGCGCCATGGCCGGGCCCACGCCAAAACCCGGCGATCAACAAGAGAATGGGGACGGTCGCCCGAAACCAGCCTTGCTTCAGCTGGACGATCGTGACACTTGGCAGCCGCACCGCTTCATGTAG
- a CDS encoding PRC-barrel domain-containing protein: MATEQRETGTLIGSDKVEGTAVYGADNQKIGSIERVMIDKLSGKVSYAVLSFGGFLGIGDDHYPLPWQSLKYDTALGGYRTNITQQQLEGAPKYADETSWNWEDTSRTRAVNDYYGVTGL; this comes from the coding sequence ATGGCCACAGAACAACGTGAGACAGGCACCCTGATCGGTAGCGATAAGGTGGAAGGCACGGCCGTTTACGGCGCCGACAATCAAAAGATCGGCTCGATCGAGCGGGTGATGATCGACAAGCTGAGTGGCAAGGTTTCCTATGCGGTGCTGAGCTTCGGCGGCTTCCTCGGCATCGGCGATGATCACTACCCCCTGCCCTGGCAATCGCTGAAGTACGACACAGCACTCGGCGGATACCGGACCAACATCACCCAGCAGCAGCTGGAAGGCGCACCAAAGTACGCCGATGAGACGAGCTGGAATTGGGAGGATACTTCGCGGACACGCGCTGTTAACGACTACTATGGCGTCACGGGTCTCTAG
- a CDS encoding phage holin family protein encodes MTTQSDIRTISALLGDALSQFAKLFQNEVDLAKAELDEKIRQVSHAVGFFAAGAILVIPALVMALFALSAALIAAGWSPPISYLVSAVVAAVIAGVLFAVGMNRLDARNLAPRETIRQLEKDKNTVKEMAR; translated from the coding sequence ATGACTACGCAATCGGATATTCGGACGATCTCGGCCCTGCTCGGCGACGCCCTCTCGCAGTTCGCCAAGCTCTTCCAGAACGAGGTCGATCTCGCCAAGGCCGAGCTCGACGAGAAGATCCGGCAGGTTAGTCATGCGGTAGGCTTCTTCGCCGCAGGCGCGATCTTGGTCATCCCGGCGCTTGTCATGGCGCTTTTCGCGCTGTCCGCCGCCTTAATCGCGGCCGGCTGGTCACCGCCGATCTCCTATCTTGTCTCAGCAGTCGTGGCCGCGGTCATCGCTGGCGTGTTGTTTGCGGTCGGCATGAACCGGCTGGACGCGCGCAATCTGGCGCCCCGCGAAACGATCCGCCAGCTCGAGAAGGACAAGAACACCGTAAAGGAAATGGCGCGATGA